Proteins found in one Etheostoma spectabile isolate EspeVRDwgs_2016 chromosome 14, UIUC_Espe_1.0, whole genome shotgun sequence genomic segment:
- the pum1 gene encoding pumilio homolog 1 isoform X3 has product MSSVCVLKRKAVLWQDSFSPHHRTTSPSMPVVLSSGGHAPPTGQTPQATPPSQQGVAGAGRSQDDAMVDYFFQRQHGEQPGKHRWPTGDNIHDSQVRSMDELNHDFQALALEGRAMGELLTGKKFWETDDSGKDGPKGIFLDQWRDSAWGASDHSVSQPIMVSRRPGQGFHGGGEVGVGSVMSPRSESGGLGVSMVEYVLSSSPADKLDSCLRKGPYGQRDGEVEEEKRDKPKASFEGEKMKELTEVEADVINDVINPNGLPVQNGLDVDVKEYGRPPGNMAAPGPEGDLLGGPGVVGADGLTPLGGGGGPKPPEDFSGVEQGGVTMDPMESVMEPLQFDYNSQMTMDSAPTVGLFDYANQQQQLFQRNNALAVQQLTAAQQQQYALAAAQQPHIGLAPAFVPNPYIISAAPPGTDPYAAGLAAAATLGPAVMPPQYYGVTPWGVYPANLFQQQAAAANNSANQQAANQGQQNQQQVMRGGGNQRPLTPSQGQQSQQNDQLVAAAAVNSALAFGQGLAAGVPGYPVLAPAAYYDQTGALVVNTGGRSGPVRLMAPASVIISPSAAQAVAAAAASAGGANGGLGGGANGPFRAMTSQQAQQQGGPGGALGGSSFYGSSSLSSSSQSSSLFSQGSGQPGPGSASLGFSQQASSSLGATLGATLGGFGTAVANSSGGSGSRRDSLTGNNDLYKRTPSSLTPIGHGGFYNGTLGFSPSPGPVGMPLPNQGPSHSLTPPPSLSNHSSSSNLNLGGLTNGSGRFISAAPGAEAKYRSAASSGSSLFSPSSQLFPSSRLRYGMSDVMPSGRSRLLEDFRNNRYPNLQLRDIAGHIMEFSQDQHGSRFIQLKLERASSAERQLVFSEILQAAYQLMVDVFGNYVIQKFFEFGSLDQKLALAERIRGHVLSLALQMYGCRVIQKALEFIPSDQQVISEMVRELDGHVLKCVKDQNGNHVVQKCIECVQPHALHFIIDAFKGQVFALSTHPYGCRVIQRILEHCLPEQTLPILEELHQHTEQLVQDQYGNYVIQHVLEHGRAEDKSKIVAEIRGNVLGLSQHKFASNVVEKCVTHASRAERAVLIEEVCSLTEGPHSALYTMMKDQYANYVVQKMIDVAEPSQRKIVMHKIRPHISTLRKYTYGKHILAKLEKYYMKNGVDLGPLCGPPNGIM; this is encoded by the exons GGTGTGGCTGGTGCTGGACGTTCCCAGGATGATGCCATGGTAGACTATTTCTTCCAGCGGCAGCATGGTGAACAGCCCGGCAAACATCGCTGGCCCACTGGAGACAACATCCATGACAGCcag GTGCGGTCCATGGACGAGCTGAACCATGACTTTCAAGCTCTGGCTCTGGAGGGACGCGCCATGGGagag CTGCTAACTGGTAAGAAGTTCTGGGAGACGGATGACTCCGGGAAGGATGGACCAAAAGGAATCTTTCTGGACCAGTGGAGGGACAGTGCATGGGGTGCCTCAG ATCACTCAGTGTCTCAGCCAATCATGGTGTCTCGTAGGCCAGGACAAGGTTTCCATGGCGGTGGAGAAGTCGGGGTGGGCTCGGTGATGTCACCGCGCTCTGAGAGTGGAGGGCTGGGAGTTAGCATGGTGGAGTACGTTCTCTCCTCCTCGCCGGCTGACAAACTAGATTCATGCCTCCGAAAAGGACCTTAT GGACAGCGAGAtggagaggtggaggaggagaagagggacAAGCCAAAAGCATCGTTTGaaggagagaaaatgaaagagtTGACGGAAGTTGAAGCTGATGTAATTAACGACGTCATCAACCCTAATGGGCTCCCCGTGCAGAACGGCCTTGATGTTGATGTCAAAGAGTATGG TCGTCCCCCAGGCAACATGGCGGCCCCTGGTCCTGAGGGCGACCTGCTTGGGGGTCCAGGGGTTGTAGGGGCTGATGGCCTGACACCCCTGGGAGGTGGTGGAGGCCCCAAACCTCCTGAGGACTTCTCTGGCGTGGAACAAGGTGGTGTCACCATGGACCCCATGGAGTCAGTGATGGAGCCGCTTCAGTTTGACTACAACTCCCAGATGACCATGGACTCTGCGCCCACTGTGGGCTTATTCGATTACGCCAACCAGCAGCAG CAGCTGTTCCAGAGAAACAACGCCCTAGCAGTGCAGCAGTTAACAGCCGCCCAGCAACAGCAGTATGCCTTGGCAGCAGCACAGCAGCCTCACATTG GTCTGGCCCCAGCTTTTGTGCCCAATCCTTACATCATCAGTGCTGCTCCACCAGGGACAGACCCCTACGCAGCCGGACTCGCTGCTGCCGCTACACTCG GTCCGGCAGTGATGCCTCCCCAGTACTACGGTGTGACCCCCTGGGGGGTCTATCCTGCCAACCTTTTCCAGCAGCAGGCTGCTGCAGCCAACAACTCGGCCAATCAGCAGGCTGCAAACCAGGGCCAGCAGAACCAACAGCAG GTGATGCGTGGTGGTGGCAACCAGAGACCTTTGACCCCTAGCCAAGGTCAACAGAGTCAGCAGAATGACCAGCTggttgcagcagcagcagtcaacTCAGCCCTTGCCTTTGGACAGGGGTTAGCAGCAGGAGTCCCTG GCTACCCAGTCCTGGCCCCTGCAGCCTACTATGATCAGACGGGGGCCCTTGTGGTCAACACTGGAGGTAGGAGTGGCCCTGTCCGCCTCATGGCCCCTGCCTCTGTCATCATATCTCCTTCTGCAGCACAAGCAG ttgcagcagcagcagcctctgCAGGTGGCGCCAATGGTGGTCTAGGCGGTGGGGCCAATGGTCCATTTCGTGCCATGACGTCCCAGCAGGCTCAGCAGCAGGGTGGCCCTGGTGGCGCTCTGGGTGGAAGCTCCTTCTATGGATCCTCCTCCCTCAGCTCCTCCTCCCAGAGTTCCTCTCTTTTCTCACAGGGCTCTGGCCAGCCCGGACCAGGTTCTGCCTCCTTGGGCTTTAGCCAGCAAGCCTCCTCCTCCCTAGGTGCCACACTAGGGGCCACGCTGGGAGGCTTTGGCACTGCAG TGGCCAACTCAAGTGGTGGCAGCGGTTCCAGGCGGGACTCCCTGACGGGCAATAATGATTTGTACAAACGCACGCCCTCCAGCCTCACTCCGATTGGCCACGGAGGCTTCTATAATGGCACCTTGGGCTTCAGTCCTTCCCCTGGCCCTGTGGGCATGCCCCTTCCCAACCAGGGCCCCTCCCATTCCCTAACACCCCCACCTTCCCTGTCCAACCACAGCTCCTCATCCAACCTCAATCTTG GAGGCCTGACCAATGGCAGTGGGCGTTTCATCTCTGCAGCTCCAGGAGCAGAGGCCAAGTACCGCAGCGCAGCCAGCTCAGGCTCCTCCCTCTTTTCACCCAGCAGTCAGCTGTTCCCATCGTCACGACTACGATACGGCATGTCGGACGTGATGCCGTCAGGCCGTAGCCGCTTGCTGGAGGACTTCAGGAACAACCGCTACCCCAACCTGCAGCTCAGAGACATTGCTGGCCACATCATGGAGTTCAGCCAGGACCAGCACGGCAGCag GTTTATCCAGTTGAAATTGGAGCGAGCCAGTTCAGCGGAGCGCCAGCTTGTCTTCAGTGAGATACTGCAGGCGGCCTACCAGCTCATGGTGGACGTCTTTGGAAATTATGTCATCCAGAAGTTCTTTGAG TTCGGCAGCTTGGACCAGAAGCTAGCTCTGGCAGAGAGGATTCGAGGTCATGTGCTGTCTCTGGCCCTGCAGATGTACGGCTGTAGGGTCATTCAGAAAGCTCTGGAGTTCATCCCCTCTGATCAGCAGGTCATT AGTGAGATGGTGCGGGAGCTGGACGGCCATGTGTTGAAGTGTGTGAAGGACCAGAACGGTAACCACGTGGTGCAGAAGTGTATTGAATGTGTCCAGCCTCACGCGCTGCACTTCATCATAGACGCCTTTAAGGGACAG GTCTTTGCCCTCTCCACTCATCCTTATGGCTGTCGAGTCATCCAGCGCATTCTTGAACATTGCCTCCCTGAACAGACGCTGCCTATACTGGAGGAGCTCCATCAACACACAGAACAGCTTGTGCAG GACCAATACGGCAACTATGTGATCCAGCACGTTTTAGAGCACGGCCGAGCTGAGGATAAGAGCAAGATAGTGGCTGAGATCAGAGGCAATGTCCTGGGACTCAGCCAGCACAAGTTTGCAAG TAATGTGGTGGAGAAGTGTGTAACCCATGCGTCCCGGGCAGAACGGGCAGTGTTGATAGAAGAGGTGTGCAGCCTGACTGAGGGCCCCCACAGTGCCTTATACACCATGATGAAGGACCAGTACGCCAACTATGTGGTGCAGAAGATGATCGATGTGGCTGAGCCCTCCCAGCGCAAGATTGTAATGCACAAG ATCCGGCCTCACATTTCCACCCTGAGGAAGTATACGTATGGAAAACACATCCTGGCCAAGCTGGAGAAGTACTACATGAAGAATGGCGTTGACCTGGGTCCTCTCTGTGGCCCTCCCAACGGCATCATGTAA